The following are encoded in a window of Salinibacter ruber DSM 13855 genomic DNA:
- a CDS encoding zinc-dependent metalloprotease: MRSRTLLWILPLTLLLIVGCSSSAQMTDSSASAQTAKQQAENADEEKSDFEKAIAKSDSLGGLFTVYRDTTDGSLQMALAPSQIGQEYIYFTHTVDGVLEAGTFRGAYRDNTVFKVRRHYDQIEFVEVNTNFHFNDESTLSRASDANVSPSVLHVEKIVAENDSTGRLLISADDLFLTESLTQVKPSPTPGGSPTDFKLGRQSQKKSKVEGVHNYPKNTDVVVDYVFENPRPVNPGSDAVTDARNVTITLRHSLIEVPENDFEPRFADPRVGYFTQQKDNLTSTSATPYHDLINRWHLKKKNPDAELSEPVEPITWWIENTTPERIRPIIRDAVLEWNTAFREAGFKNAIEVKVQPDTASWDAGDIRYNVLRWTSSPNPPFSGYGPSFVNPRTGQIMGADVMLEYAFLTNQVNQNKLFEETGLPLQAASERPKTLPKHACTLPGFLHMNTLFGKAALTPTAADPSPEQSGPSDLNGEMTQLMEEALHYLALHEVGHTLGLQHNMKASQLHPTDEVHDASVTREKGLVGSVMDYPAVNVAPPDTDQGQYYTTRPGPYDVWAVEYGYTPDASEQELDAILSRSTEPALAFGNDADDMRAPGKGIDPDVMIGDMSKEALDYAEGRMQLVEGLMDDLLTKYEDPGQSYQELRNAFLSVTGQHAQMAAVASRYVGGVHVDRALIGQEGATEPYRPVPLEKQQRALDLLNEYLFAPDAFEIIPNELYRHLQPQRRGFNFFGASEDPKVHARVLGIQENVLAHLLHPNVLERMTDTRLYGNEYTLAAYMRDLTDAVFAADAQGNVNTFRQNLQVSYVESLATVVGEEGNTRYDNVAQSAALQSLQEIERMIDRKRGVNAETRAHTDHVLHLIDEATATE, encoded by the coding sequence ATGCGATCCCGCACACTCCTCTGGATCCTCCCCCTCACGCTTCTCCTCATCGTCGGCTGTAGCAGCTCGGCGCAGATGACGGACTCGTCCGCCTCGGCGCAGACGGCGAAACAGCAGGCCGAGAACGCCGACGAGGAAAAAAGCGACTTTGAAAAGGCCATCGCCAAGAGCGACTCGCTCGGCGGCCTCTTTACCGTCTACCGCGACACGACCGACGGCTCGCTCCAGATGGCGCTCGCCCCCAGCCAGATCGGCCAGGAGTACATCTACTTTACCCACACCGTCGACGGGGTGCTGGAGGCCGGCACCTTCCGCGGGGCCTACCGCGACAACACCGTCTTCAAGGTCCGGCGCCACTACGACCAGATTGAGTTCGTGGAGGTGAACACCAACTTCCACTTCAACGACGAGAGCACGCTCAGCCGCGCCTCGGACGCCAACGTCAGCCCATCGGTCCTCCACGTCGAGAAGATTGTGGCCGAGAACGACTCGACCGGCCGCCTCCTCATCAGTGCCGACGATCTGTTTCTCACCGAGTCGCTCACGCAGGTCAAGCCGTCTCCAACCCCTGGAGGGTCCCCCACCGACTTTAAGCTGGGCCGCCAGAGCCAAAAGAAGTCGAAGGTGGAGGGGGTCCACAACTATCCGAAAAACACCGACGTGGTCGTCGACTACGTCTTCGAAAACCCGCGCCCCGTCAACCCGGGCTCCGACGCGGTGACCGACGCGCGCAACGTGACGATCACCCTGCGCCACAGCCTCATTGAGGTGCCGGAGAACGACTTCGAGCCCCGGTTCGCGGACCCGCGCGTCGGGTACTTCACCCAGCAGAAAGACAACCTGACCTCCACCAGCGCCACGCCCTACCACGACCTCATCAACCGCTGGCACCTGAAGAAGAAAAACCCCGACGCCGAGCTCTCCGAGCCGGTGGAGCCGATCACGTGGTGGATCGAGAACACGACCCCCGAGCGCATCCGGCCGATCATCCGCGACGCGGTGCTGGAGTGGAACACCGCCTTCCGCGAAGCCGGCTTCAAGAACGCGATCGAGGTCAAGGTGCAGCCAGACACCGCCTCCTGGGACGCGGGCGACATCCGCTACAACGTGCTGCGCTGGACCTCCTCCCCCAACCCGCCCTTTAGCGGCTACGGCCCCAGCTTCGTGAACCCGCGCACGGGCCAGATCATGGGCGCGGACGTGATGCTGGAGTACGCGTTCTTGACCAATCAGGTCAACCAGAACAAGCTCTTCGAGGAGACCGGGCTGCCGCTCCAGGCCGCCAGCGAGCGGCCGAAGACCCTGCCCAAGCACGCCTGCACGCTGCCCGGCTTCCTGCACATGAACACGCTCTTCGGCAAGGCCGCCCTAACCCCCACCGCCGCGGACCCGAGCCCCGAGCAGAGCGGCCCCTCGGACCTGAACGGCGAGATGACGCAGCTCATGGAGGAGGCGCTCCACTATCTCGCCCTGCACGAGGTGGGGCACACCCTGGGCCTGCAGCACAACATGAAGGCGTCCCAGCTCCACCCGACCGACGAGGTGCACGACGCCTCGGTCACCCGAGAGAAGGGGCTCGTCGGCTCGGTCATGGACTACCCCGCGGTGAACGTGGCCCCGCCGGACACCGATCAGGGGCAGTACTACACGACCCGCCCCGGTCCCTACGACGTGTGGGCCGTCGAGTACGGCTACACGCCCGATGCCTCTGAGCAGGAGCTCGACGCCATCCTATCGCGCTCCACGGAGCCGGCGCTTGCCTTCGGGAACGACGCGGACGACATGCGCGCCCCCGGCAAGGGCATCGATCCCGACGTGATGATCGGCGACATGTCGAAGGAGGCCCTCGACTACGCCGAGGGGCGCATGCAGCTCGTTGAAGGCCTGATGGACGACCTCCTGACGAAATACGAGGACCCCGGGCAGTCGTACCAGGAGCTGCGGAATGCCTTCCTGAGCGTGACCGGCCAGCACGCGCAGATGGCCGCCGTCGCCTCCCGCTACGTGGGCGGCGTTCACGTCGACCGCGCGCTGATCGGGCAGGAGGGCGCCACGGAGCCGTACCGCCCGGTGCCCCTCGAGAAGCAGCAGCGGGCCCTCGACCTCCTGAACGAGTACCTGTTCGCGCCGGACGCCTTCGAGATCATTCCGAACGAGCTCTACCGCCACCTGCAGCCGCAGCGACGCGGGTTTAACTTCTTCGGCGCGTCGGAGGACCCGAAGGTCCACGCCCGCGTGCTCGGCATTCAGGAAAATGTGCTGGCCCACCTCCTGCACCCGAACGTGCTGGAGCGCATGACCGACACGCGCCTCTACGGCAACGAGTACACGCTGGCCGCGTACATGCGCGATCTCACCGACGCCGTCTTTGCGGCCGACGCGCAGGGCAACGTGAACACGTTCCGCCAGAACCTGCAGGTCTCGTACGTGGAGTCCCTGGCGACCGTGGTGGGCGAGGAAGGCAACACCCGGTACGACAACGTGGCCCAGAGCGCGGCCCTCCAGAGCCTGCAGGAGATCGAGCGCATGATTGATCGCAAGCGCGGCGTCAACGCCGAGACCCGCGCCCACACCGACCACGTGCTTCACCTGATCGACGAGGCCACCGCTACCGAGTAG